Proteins found in one Sporosarcina jeotgali genomic segment:
- the gcvPB gene encoding aminomethyl-transferring glycine dehydrogenase subunit GcvPB produces the protein MHNENQPLIFEVSKPGRIGYSLTDLDVPEVDLSALLPDSLVRKEDAALPEVSELDIMRHYTALSNRNHGVDTGFYPLGSCTMKYNPKINEAVARIPGFANIHPLQDESTVQGAMEVAYDLQEHLCEITGMDEVTLQPAAGAHGEWTALMMIRAFHEANGDTGRTKVLVPDSAHGTNPASATVAGFDTVTVNSDENGLVDIEDLKAKVGEDTAALMLTNPNTLGLFEEHIMEMAKIVHGAGGKLYYDGANLNAVMSKARPGDMGFDAVHLNLHKTFTGPHGGGGPGSGPVGVKEDLAAFLPKPILEKNDGVYTFNYDVPQSIGRVKPFYGNFGIYLRAYTYIRSMGPDGLKAVTENAVLNANYMMRRLEPYFDLPYPQHCKHEFVLSGRRQKKLGVRTLDMAKRLLDFGFHPPTVYFPLNVEEGMMIEPTETESKETLDSFIDAMIQIAKEVEENPEIVQEAPHTTVISRLDETKAARKPVLRYTPQTEEELVKA, from the coding sequence ATGCATAACGAAAACCAACCACTCATTTTTGAAGTCTCAAAACCAGGGCGTATCGGATACAGCTTGACTGATTTGGATGTTCCTGAAGTAGATTTGTCAGCACTTTTGCCTGATTCGTTAGTGCGTAAAGAAGATGCTGCACTTCCAGAAGTTTCTGAATTGGACATCATGCGTCACTATACTGCTCTATCGAACCGGAATCATGGCGTTGACACAGGATTTTACCCGCTTGGATCATGTACGATGAAATACAATCCGAAAATTAACGAAGCGGTTGCACGTATACCAGGTTTTGCTAATATTCATCCATTGCAAGATGAGTCAACTGTACAAGGAGCAATGGAAGTTGCCTACGATTTGCAAGAACATCTTTGTGAAATTACAGGGATGGATGAAGTTACGCTTCAGCCGGCAGCTGGAGCACATGGTGAGTGGACTGCATTGATGATGATTCGTGCATTCCACGAAGCCAATGGAGATACAGGGCGTACTAAAGTGCTTGTTCCAGACTCTGCACACGGAACAAATCCAGCATCTGCAACAGTTGCAGGATTTGATACAGTTACCGTTAACTCCGATGAAAACGGTCTTGTAGATATCGAAGACTTAAAGGCTAAGGTAGGAGAAGATACTGCGGCTCTAATGTTAACGAACCCGAATACTCTTGGTCTTTTTGAAGAACACATTATGGAAATGGCGAAAATCGTCCATGGTGCTGGCGGGAAGTTATATTATGATGGCGCCAACTTGAATGCTGTTATGTCAAAGGCGAGACCTGGAGACATGGGCTTTGACGCAGTACACTTGAACTTGCATAAGACATTCACAGGACCGCATGGCGGCGGCGGTCCGGGATCGGGTCCGGTAGGTGTGAAGGAAGATCTTGCAGCTTTCTTGCCAAAACCGATATTGGAAAAGAACGATGGCGTATACACGTTCAACTATGATGTTCCACAATCTATTGGCCGTGTGAAGCCTTTCTATGGAAATTTCGGAATTTATTTGCGTGCGTATACGTATATTCGCTCGATGGGACCAGACGGTTTGAAGGCAGTTACTGAAAATGCTGTGCTGAATGCGAACTACATGATGCGTCGCTTGGAACCGTATTTCGATCTTCCATACCCGCAGCACTGTAAGCATGAGTTTGTATTATCAGGCCGTCGCCAGAAGAAACTTGGTGTACGTACACTTGATATGGCAAAACGGCTGCTCGATTTTGGATTCCACCCGCCAACAGTTTATTTCCCGCTTAATGTTGAAGAAGGCATGATGATTGAGCCAACTGAAACAGAGTCGAAAGAAACGCTGGATTCTTTCATCGATGCAATGATACAAATTGCGAAAGAAGTGGAAGAAAACCCGGAGATTGTTCAAGAAGCACCTCATACAACCGTTATTAGTCGTTTGGATGAAACGAAAGCAGCGCGGAAGCCTGTGCTTCGTTACACCCCCCAGACAGAAGAAGAATTAGTGAAAGCATAA
- a CDS encoding rhodanese-like domain-containing protein, with the protein MIAYFIITALRLRKAVTNLTQEEFIEGYRKAQLIDVREPKDFDAGHILGARNIPYTQLRQRYKEIRPDKPVYLYDQNGGKSARTALFLKKKDYTQLYHLQGGFRTWSGKVKSKK; encoded by the coding sequence ATGATTGCTTATTTCATCATTACGGCGCTTCGGCTTCGAAAAGCGGTTACGAATTTGACGCAAGAGGAATTCATTGAAGGTTACCGAAAAGCGCAGCTGATCGATGTACGTGAACCAAAAGATTTTGATGCTGGCCACATACTTGGTGCCCGCAACATTCCGTACACACAATTGCGACAGCGGTATAAAGAAATTCGTCCTGACAAACCCGTTTACTTGTATGATCAAAATGGAGGTAAAAGCGCGCGGACAGCTCTTTTCTTGAAAAAGAAAGATTACACGCAGCTCTACCATTTACAAGGCGGCTTCCGTACATGGTCAGGTAAAGTAAAAAGTAAAAAATAA